One genomic segment of Microcella indica includes these proteins:
- a CDS encoding MerR family transcriptional regulator: protein MGDVSGRAERYDLGLLFTDGLPELDDQAGYRGAVAARAAGISYRQLDYWARTELVEPTVRGASGSGTQRLYGFRDILVLKLVKRLLDTGISLQQIRTAVNQLREAGVNDLAQTTLMSDGASVYLCTSDDEVIDLVSRGQGVFGIAVGKVLREVESSLVDLDSTPAADPQDELAARRSTRAS, encoded by the coding sequence ATGGGCGACGTCAGCGGCCGTGCAGAGCGGTACGACCTCGGGCTGCTGTTCACCGACGGTCTGCCCGAGCTCGATGACCAGGCCGGCTACCGCGGAGCGGTCGCCGCTCGTGCCGCCGGCATCTCCTACCGGCAGCTCGACTACTGGGCGCGCACCGAGCTCGTCGAGCCCACCGTGCGTGGTGCCTCCGGGTCGGGCACGCAGCGCCTCTACGGCTTCCGCGACATCCTCGTGCTCAAGCTCGTCAAGCGGCTCCTCGACACCGGCATCTCGCTGCAGCAGATCCGCACGGCCGTCAACCAGTTGCGCGAGGCCGGCGTCAACGATCTCGCGCAGACGACGCTCATGAGCGATGGTGCGAGCGTCTACCTGTGCACGAGCGATGACGAGGTCATCGACCTCGTGAGCCGCGGCCAGGGCGTGTTCGGCATCGCCGTGGGCAAGGTGCTGCGCGAAGTCGAGTCGAGCCTCGTCGACCTCGACTCGACGCCCGCGGCCGACCCGCAGGACGAGCTCGCCGCGCGGCGGTCCACCCGCGCGAGCTGA
- the ftsR gene encoding transcriptional regulator FtsR: MPSRPAAAPAREPGKGALLSIGQVLAKLSPEFPDLTPSKLRFLEEQQLVAPDRTESGYRKFSPRDVDRLRFVLTLQRDHYLPLKVIRSHLAELEAGRMPALPLGSVPLPSMLATERRLSREELLHESGASAGLLNDAVSASLVPAAETFGEDALAVVRALVELQRSGIEPRHLRGFRAAAERELGLIESALVPVSRRNDPSSRAKAAELAREIAGQLEIVRSSLIRSALGRLQS, encoded by the coding sequence ATGCCCTCACGGCCCGCCGCCGCCCCGGCTCGCGAGCCCGGCAAGGGTGCCCTGCTCAGCATCGGTCAGGTGCTCGCGAAGCTCAGTCCGGAGTTTCCTGATCTGACGCCGTCGAAGCTGCGCTTCCTCGAGGAGCAGCAGCTCGTCGCCCCCGACCGGACTGAGTCCGGATATCGCAAGTTCTCGCCGCGCGACGTCGATCGTCTGCGCTTCGTCCTCACTCTCCAGCGCGATCACTACCTGCCGCTCAAGGTCATCCGCAGCCATCTCGCGGAGCTCGAGGCGGGTCGCATGCCCGCGCTGCCGCTCGGCTCGGTGCCGTTGCCGTCGATGCTCGCGACCGAGCGCCGCTTGAGCCGCGAGGAGCTTCTGCACGAGAGCGGTGCGAGCGCGGGGCTGCTGAACGATGCTGTGAGCGCATCGCTCGTGCCCGCGGCCGAGACGTTCGGCGAGGATGCTCTCGCCGTCGTGCGCGCGCTCGTCGAGCTGCAGCGCTCGGGTATCGAGCCTCGGCACCTGAGGGGCTTCCGGGCGGCCGCGGAGCGCGAGCTCGGGCTCATCGAGTCTGCCCTCGTGCCGGTGTCGCGGCGCAACGATCCGTCGAGCCGCGCGAAGGCGGCCGAGCTCGCTCGCGAGATCGCGGGGCAGCTCGAAATCGTGCGGTCGAGTCTCATCCGATCGGCTCTCGGCAGGCTACAGTCGTAG
- a CDS encoding FHA domain-containing protein, with protein MAEAPQNGRTGDESTEYRPHETTVHYGPEFAAQLAAMEAGISPEELEVIAALPASSGLLIVRRGPNTGARFLLDSDVTVAGRHPDADIFLDDVTVSRKHASFLRHGSQFSMRDLGSLNGTFMAGERIEETVPLVDGSEVQVGKFHLTFYASRHDLPSSA; from the coding sequence ATGGCTGAGGCCCCGCAGAACGGTCGTACCGGTGACGAGTCGACCGAGTACCGCCCGCACGAGACGACGGTGCACTACGGGCCCGAATTCGCAGCGCAGCTCGCGGCGATGGAGGCGGGCATCTCGCCGGAGGAGCTCGAGGTCATCGCGGCCCTGCCGGCATCCTCGGGTCTTCTCATCGTGCGCCGCGGGCCGAACACCGGCGCGAGGTTCCTGCTCGACTCCGATGTCACGGTCGCCGGCCGCCACCCCGACGCCGACATCTTCCTCGACGACGTGACCGTCTCCCGCAAGCACGCGTCGTTCTTGCGCCACGGCTCGCAGTTCTCCATGCGCGACCTCGGCTCCCTCAACGGCACCTTCATGGCCGGGGAGCGCATCGAGGAGACGGTGCCTCTCGTCGACGGCTCCGAAGTGCAGGTCGGCAAGTTCCACCTCACGTTCTACGCGTCCCGGCACGACCTGCCCTCGAGCGCCTGA
- a CDS encoding CDP-alcohol phosphatidyltransferase family protein, protein MAKQEAESSGASAVVSDRIVTIPNALSTVRLLLVPVFLALVLTGNDLAALVVIVISSATDYLDGIIARRFGQITKLGQLLDPAADRLFIFAAVIALAVREVVPWWIVIVIVGRDVLLAALGVVLAQHDYGPLPVHHLGKLATFALFYALPILVLGQAFPQVAAVSDPIGWAFILWGGFLYWWAGALYLRQTLALLAESAQPAPGASDTLGS, encoded by the coding sequence GTGGCCAAGCAGGAGGCGGAGTCGAGCGGGGCGAGCGCGGTCGTGAGCGATCGCATCGTCACGATCCCCAACGCCCTGAGCACCGTTCGACTGCTGCTGGTGCCGGTCTTCCTCGCCCTCGTTCTCACCGGGAACGACCTCGCGGCACTCGTCGTCATCGTCATCTCCAGCGCGACCGACTATCTCGACGGCATCATCGCGCGTCGGTTCGGCCAGATCACGAAGCTCGGGCAGCTGCTCGATCCTGCAGCTGACCGCCTCTTCATCTTCGCCGCGGTCATCGCTCTCGCCGTGCGCGAGGTCGTTCCCTGGTGGATCGTCATCGTCATCGTCGGCCGGGACGTGCTGCTCGCCGCGCTCGGCGTCGTCCTCGCCCAGCACGACTACGGCCCCCTGCCGGTGCACCATCTCGGCAAGCTCGCGACCTTCGCGCTGTTCTACGCCCTCCCGATCCTCGTGCTCGGCCAGGCCTTCCCGCAGGTCGCTGCGGTGAGCGATCCCATCGGCTGGGCGTTCATCCTCTGGGGCGGCTTCCTCTACTGGTGGGCGGGCGCCCTCTACCTCCGTCAGACGCTCGCGCTGCTGGCCGAATCGGCGCAACCGGCACCCGGAGCATCGGATACGCTGGGTTCGTGA
- a CDS encoding DUF1295 domain-containing protein gives MDPLLVTIGIAAGVSLVTWIASLLTGDHSWVDRIWSIVPVVYVAVFWAASGFTDARLTIMTVLVALWGARLTFNFARKGGYRGVEDYRWPILRERMTSGQFHVFNIVFIVLFQNALLLLIALPAHVAFENRGTPVGALDLGLAALFLALLVGEFVADQQQWSFQQAKAATIAAGREPRERFVTSGLWRVSRHPNFFFEQAQWWVLYAMGAVALGAALHWSLVGPVLLTALFIGSTVFTESITRSRYSEYAEYQRATSMLIPWIPRDRRGAPADATAS, from the coding sequence ATGGACCCCCTACTCGTGACCATCGGCATCGCCGCCGGAGTCAGCCTCGTCACCTGGATCGCTTCTCTCCTCACGGGAGACCACTCGTGGGTCGACCGCATCTGGTCGATCGTGCCGGTCGTCTACGTCGCGGTCTTCTGGGCCGCGAGCGGCTTCACGGATGCTCGGCTCACGATCATGACGGTGCTCGTCGCTCTGTGGGGAGCGCGGCTGACGTTCAACTTCGCCCGCAAGGGCGGCTACCGCGGCGTGGAGGACTACCGCTGGCCGATCCTGCGCGAGCGCATGACGTCCGGTCAGTTCCATGTGTTCAACATCGTGTTCATCGTGCTCTTCCAGAACGCGCTCCTGCTGCTCATCGCTCTCCCCGCGCACGTCGCCTTCGAGAACCGCGGCACGCCCGTCGGTGCGCTCGATCTCGGCCTCGCCGCGCTCTTCCTCGCCCTGCTCGTGGGCGAGTTCGTCGCCGATCAGCAGCAGTGGTCGTTCCAGCAGGCCAAGGCCGCGACGATCGCGGCGGGCCGGGAGCCTCGGGAGCGCTTCGTGACCTCGGGCCTGTGGCGCGTGAGCCGGCACCCGAACTTCTTCTTCGAGCAGGCGCAGTGGTGGGTGCTCTACGCGATGGGCGCAGTCGCGCTCGGTGCGGCGCTGCACTGGTCTCTTGTGGGCCCCGTGCTGCTCACGGCGCTCTTCATCGGGTCCACCGTGTTCACGGAGTCGATCACGCGGAGCCGGTATTCCGAGTACGCCGAGTACCAGCGGGCGACCTCGATGCTCATCCCGTGGATTCCCCGTGACCGTCGTGGCGCTCCCGCCGACGCGACGGCCTCCTGA
- a CDS encoding SDR family NAD(P)-dependent oxidoreductase: MTTALITGATAGIGAEFARQLAAQGHDLVLVARDASRLADSAAALQHEFGVRVEALPADLLDPEGLDSVAARLLERRRPVDLLVNNAGYGIRGELHENTVEQEKRHLDIHVSVPLRLTQAALGGMLDRGSGRIVLISSVAAFTPRGTYAAAKAWGVSFARGANLAYRARGVSVTAVCPGFVRTEFHERMEVSTAGIPAFLWLDAARVVRLALRGIERGRSVVIPTVRYRVIAGLARVLPDRVAGSGGFRSRGDRDVDEGRS, encoded by the coding sequence ATGACGACCGCACTCATCACGGGGGCCACCGCCGGCATCGGCGCCGAGTTCGCGCGGCAGCTCGCCGCGCAGGGTCACGATCTCGTTCTCGTCGCTCGTGATGCCTCGCGCCTCGCCGACAGCGCAGCGGCCCTGCAGCACGAATTCGGGGTGCGCGTCGAGGCGCTGCCCGCCGACCTGCTCGACCCGGAGGGGCTCGACTCCGTCGCGGCGCGCCTCCTCGAGCGCCGCCGCCCCGTCGACCTGCTCGTCAACAACGCCGGGTACGGAATACGAGGGGAGCTGCACGAGAACACGGTCGAGCAGGAGAAGCGCCACCTCGACATCCACGTGAGCGTGCCGCTGCGGCTCACCCAGGCGGCGCTCGGCGGCATGCTCGACCGAGGCTCGGGGCGCATCGTGCTCATCTCCTCCGTGGCCGCGTTCACCCCGCGCGGCACCTACGCCGCGGCCAAAGCCTGGGGCGTCTCCTTCGCTCGCGGGGCGAACCTCGCGTACCGCGCACGCGGCGTGAGCGTCACCGCCGTCTGTCCGGGGTTCGTGCGCACGGAGTTCCACGAGCGCATGGAGGTCTCGACCGCGGGCATTCCGGCGTTCCTCTGGCTCGACGCCGCGCGGGTCGTGAGGCTTGCCCTTCGCGGCATCGAGCGCGGCCGTTCCGTCGTCATTCCCACGGTGCGCTACCGCGTGATCGCTGGTCTCGCGCGAGTGCTTCCCGATCGAGTCGCGGGGTCCGGCGGGTTCCGCTCGCGCGGCGACCGCGACGTCGACGAGGGTCGGAGCTAG